In Corvus moneduloides isolate bCorMon1 unplaced genomic scaffold, bCorMon1.pri scaffold_186_arrow_ctg1, whole genome shotgun sequence, the genomic stretch tgagatggtgacactgggctggaactggggacactgggagaggACTGGCAACACTGGGATGATGACActctgggaggggactggggacactgggatagAGCTAGGGACACTGGGAGAGGATTGGAACCTGGGAgaggactggggacactgggagaggactgggggacactgggagaggACTGGGGATGCTGagatggtgacactgggatggtgACACTGGCAGAGGACTGGCGACACTGGGCTGGTGACACTGAGGTGGTAACGGACTGGgctggtgacactgggctgGTGGCCCTGAGGTGGTGATACTgggatggtgacactgggaggggactggggacactgggaggggactggggacactggcctggtgacactgggatggtgacactggggcagtgacactgggatggaactgctggcactgggagaggactggggacactgggctgGAACTGGGGACGCTCTGCTGGAACTGGGGACACTGTGCTGGAACTGGGGACACTGTGCTGgaactgggggcactgggaggggactggggacactggacTGGAACTGGGGACACTGTGCTGGAACTGGGGACACTGTGCTGGaactgctggcactgggagaggaCTGGAGACACTGGGCTGGAACTGGGGACGCTgggctggaaatggcgacacatccccccaacccccctctccccctgtccccaggtgtcccccccgcccctcccccccgAGGTGGCCCAGTCGGGGGCCGTGCGGGACCGGACCCTGAAGGCCCTGGTGGACCTGGCCGAGGCCTTGGGGACAGCGGCCACCATCCCCAAGGTGCTGGCGGAGGCCAAGGCCGTGCTGGACAAGGCCCAGGAGACgcggcagcagctgcacaaggCCCTGTGGGACACGTGGACCCCCCCGGTGGCCACGGAGTCGTCGGTGGACaaggacgaggacgaggagctgctgctccacgGCGGGGCCGAGGCCGAGCGGGCGGCGCagaggctggagaaggagcaggagaggctcCAGGGGTGGCAGCGCTGGCtgcgggccgggcagggcgcgGCCATGGGGCTGACGGTGCTGTGCGCGGCTGTGCGTGagtataaaccagtatagaCCAGTATAGACCAGTATAGAGCAGTATAGagcagtataaaccagtatggGTTGGTGTGGGGCACAGGGAACCAGTACAGACCAGTTTGGATGGGTTGGGCTCTGGGCCGGGCAGGGCGCGGCCATGGGGCTGACGGTGCTGTGCGCGGCTGTGCGTGagtataaaccagtatagaccagtatagaccagtataaaccagtatggaccagtacagagcagcagagagcaatTCAGACCAGTGTAGACCAGTACAGACCAGTTTGGAAGGGTTGGGCTCTGGGCCGGGCAGGACATGGCCAAGGGGCTgatggtgctgtgctgggctgtgcatgAGTAAAAACCAGTATAGACCAGTATAGACCAGTATAAACAAGTATAAACCAGTTCAgaccagtacagaccagtagAGACCTTCCCCTGGCTGGAGGTGGGGACACTCAGCTGGTGAAACTGGGCTGGAACTGGAGGCACTGGGCTGGTGACACTGCGAGAgtactgggaacactgggatggggacactgggacaggactggggacactgggatgggactggggacactgggctagaactggggacactgggctgATGACATTGGAGCGGTGACTCAGGCATGGTGACATTGGATGGTGACACGGGGATGGTgactctgggctggtgacactgggatggtgACATTGGCATGGTGACACTGGGCTGGTGACAGTGGGCTGGTGACTCTGGGGTGGTGACACTGGCATGGTGACACTGGGCTGGTGACAGTGGGCTGGTGACATTGgcatggtgacactgggatggtgACTCTGGGATGGTGACACTGGGCAGGTGACATTGGCATGCTGAATCTGGGCTGGTgactctgggctggtgacattggcatggtgacactgggatggtgGCTCTGGGATTGTGACACTGGCATGGTGACATTGGGCTGGTgactctgggctggtgacattGGCATGGTGACACTGGGCTGGTGACTCTGGGGTGGTGACATTGGCATGGTGACCCTGGGATGGTGACTCTGGGCTGTGGACACTGGCATGGTGACTCTGGGCTGGTGAATCTGGGATGGTGACATTGGCATGGTGACTCTGGGATGGTGACACtgggctggtggctctgggatGGTGACACTGGGCTGGTGACACTGAGGTGGTGACTCTGGTGAGGTGACATTGGCATGGTGACCGTGGGATGGTGACTCTGAGCTGGTGACACTGAGCTGGTGACATTGGGCTGGTGACCCTGGGCTGGTGACCCTGGgctggtgacactgggctggtgactctgggctggtgacactgggctggtggctctgggTTTGTGACACTGGCATGGTGACATTGGGCTGGTgactctgggctggtgacactggcatggtgacactgggctggtggctctgggatGGTGGCTCTGGGATGGTGACACTGGGCAGGTGACTCTGCGCTGGTGACACTGAGGTGGTGACTCTGGTG encodes the following:
- the LOC116438939 gene encoding uncharacterized protein LOC116438939 — translated: RTGDTGLELGTLGWKWRHIPPTPLSPCPQVSPPPLPPEVAQSGAVRDRTLKALVDLAEALGTAATIPKVLAEAKAVLDKAQETRQQLHKALWDTWTPPVATESSVDKDEDEELLLHGGAEAERAAQRLEKEQERLQGWQRWLRAGQGAAMGLTVLCAAVLALDSVRAALGVTKDAQLLLALGSVAVVCEVAGRGLGTSRRHLATAAAQQRETAQRLRDRARQVVAARAAAEATRATSAAIGAAMGRLERAMDALKRLVAAVAEDGKVTPWGTVAQGFPESARVLEDIVVALEPSRDREDKEVGRKLKVALGVLVAQG